A part of Variovorax sp. HW608 genomic DNA contains:
- a CDS encoding DUF1439 domain-containing protein, whose protein sequence is MRYRSPLPSRRLVLRALLGAATLPASFAAMAGFNFFTSEYTASREELQAQIARHFPVQKRYADIFTVSLSDPQLGLDGDKNRAAITAALTITSPLLRPSTVLGVVSVSSALKYDAPARALRLDQPQAERLELQGVTGRDAERLQRIGAVVAQELLRDQPLRTFTAEELTVGRKTYEIGAITVQNDGITVELK, encoded by the coding sequence ATGCGCTACCGCTCCCCCCTCCCATCCCGCCGTCTGGTGCTGCGCGCGCTGCTGGGCGCTGCGACGCTGCCCGCGTCGTTCGCGGCCATGGCCGGCTTCAACTTCTTCACCAGCGAATACACCGCGAGCCGCGAGGAACTGCAGGCACAGATCGCCAGGCACTTCCCGGTGCAGAAGCGCTATGCGGACATCTTCACCGTGAGCCTGAGCGATCCGCAGCTCGGACTCGACGGCGACAAGAACCGCGCTGCGATCACCGCGGCGCTCACGATCACCAGCCCGCTGCTGCGCCCCTCGACCGTGCTGGGCGTTGTCTCGGTCAGCAGCGCGCTCAAGTACGATGCGCCCGCGCGCGCCCTGCGGCTGGACCAGCCCCAGGCGGAGCGGCTCGAACTGCAGGGCGTGACGGGCCGCGATGCCGAACGCCTGCAGCGGATCGGCGCCGTCGTCGCGCAGGAACTGCTGCGCGACCAGCCCCTGCGCACCTTCACGGCCGAGGAGCTCACCGTTGGACGCAAGACTTACGAGATCGGAGCCATCACCGTGCAGAACGACGGCATCACCGTAGAGCTCAAATGA
- a CDS encoding Cd(II)/Pb(II)-responsive transcriptional regulator gives MPDASQAAGAVYRIGDAAARSGVSAANIRYYEKEGLITPQGRADNSYRVYSDADVHRLRFIRLCRAMDMSLDEVRTLLALDLRSKADCDAACVTLDAHLGHVRERLRELRSLEKDLIALRDCCDGTDAECHIIGTLHARADRESPPDPPRARATRHV, from the coding sequence ATGCCGGACGCAAGCCAGGCCGCCGGGGCCGTCTACCGCATCGGCGATGCCGCCGCGCGCAGCGGCGTGAGCGCCGCGAATATCCGCTACTACGAAAAAGAAGGGCTGATCACGCCGCAGGGGCGCGCCGACAACAGCTACCGTGTCTACAGCGATGCCGACGTGCACCGGCTGCGCTTCATCCGCCTGTGCCGGGCGATGGACATGTCGCTCGACGAAGTGCGCACGCTGCTCGCGCTCGACCTGCGCAGCAAGGCCGATTGCGACGCCGCCTGCGTGACGCTCGATGCGCACCTGGGCCATGTGCGCGAGCGCCTGCGCGAGTTGCGCTCGCTCGAAAAGGACCTGATCGCGCTGCGCGACTGCTGCGACGGCACCGATGCCGAGTGCCACATCATCGGAACGCTGCACGCGCGCGCCGATCGCGAATCGCCGCCCGACCCGCCGCGCGCGCGGGCCACGCGCCACGTGTGA
- a CDS encoding amino acid ABC transporter ATP-binding protein — MALVAEAPAPAAVPAAAPIVRITALRKSYGSNEVLKGIDLDVKRGEVIAIIGKSGSGKSTLLRCINGLEVFQEGSLTVDGKPLLHESAMAMRDLRQHVGMIFQSFNLFPHLSVGRNVMLAPTLVKKRSRMEAASQARKLLARVGLAEKFDAMPDQLSGGQQQRVAIARALAMEPAVLLCDEITSALDPELVGEVLRVVESLADEGMTLLMVTHEMNFARKVSDRVIFMHQGRVHEMGTPEALFGNPRTPELKQFLSSLND, encoded by the coding sequence ATGGCGCTCGTCGCTGAAGCTCCCGCGCCGGCAGCCGTGCCGGCCGCCGCGCCCATCGTGCGCATCACCGCGCTGCGCAAGTCCTACGGCAGCAACGAGGTGCTCAAGGGTATCGACCTCGACGTGAAGCGCGGCGAAGTGATCGCGATCATCGGCAAGAGCGGCTCGGGCAAGAGCACGCTCCTGCGCTGCATCAACGGCCTGGAGGTGTTCCAGGAAGGCTCGCTCACCGTCGACGGCAAGCCGCTCCTGCACGAGAGCGCGATGGCGATGCGCGACCTGCGCCAGCACGTGGGCATGATCTTCCAGAGCTTCAACCTGTTCCCGCATCTCTCGGTCGGCCGCAACGTGATGCTCGCGCCCACGCTGGTGAAAAAGCGCAGCCGCATGGAAGCCGCGTCGCAGGCGCGCAAGCTGCTCGCGCGCGTCGGGCTGGCCGAGAAGTTCGATGCGATGCCCGACCAGCTCTCGGGCGGCCAGCAGCAGCGCGTCGCGATCGCCCGTGCACTGGCCATGGAACCGGCCGTGCTGCTGTGCGACGAGATCACCTCGGCGCTCGATCCCGAACTGGTGGGCGAAGTGCTGCGCGTGGTCGAATCGCTCGCCGACGAAGGCATGACGCTGCTCATGGTGACGCACGAGATGAACTTCGCGCGCAAGGTGAGCGACCGCGTGATCTTCATGCACCAGGGCCGGGTGCACGAGATGGGAACGCCCGAGGCGCTGTTCGGCAACCCCCGGACGCCCGAATTGAAACAGTTCCTTTCGTCGCTGAACGACTGA
- a CDS encoding amino acid ABC transporter permease, with translation MNDFSIWDILRNLLMALRWTVVLSLIAFVGGGAVGAALLFLRLSGGRAAERLIGVYVQIFQGTPLLMQLFLAYFGMALFGVDVSAWAAASVALTLYTSAFLTEIWRGCVASIPKGQWEAAGSLALGFGEQMRHVILPQAVRIAVAPTVGFLVQVIKGTALASVIGFVELTKAGSMISNATFRPFVVFSCVALLYFVLCFPVSLYAKNLERKFHGARR, from the coding sequence ATGAACGATTTCTCCATCTGGGACATCCTGCGCAACCTGCTGATGGCGCTGCGCTGGACGGTCGTGCTGTCGCTGATCGCCTTCGTGGGCGGCGGCGCGGTCGGCGCGGCGCTGCTCTTCCTGCGGCTTTCGGGCGGGCGCGCGGCAGAGCGGCTGATCGGCGTCTATGTGCAGATCTTCCAGGGCACGCCGCTCCTGATGCAGCTCTTCCTCGCCTACTTCGGCATGGCGCTGTTCGGTGTCGATGTCTCGGCATGGGCCGCCGCGTCGGTGGCGCTGACGCTCTACACCAGCGCCTTTCTCACCGAGATCTGGCGCGGCTGCGTGGCGTCGATCCCGAAGGGCCAGTGGGAGGCCGCCGGCAGCCTCGCGCTCGGTTTCGGCGAGCAGATGCGGCACGTGATCCTGCCGCAGGCGGTGCGCATCGCGGTCGCGCCGACGGTGGGCTTCCTGGTGCAGGTCATCAAGGGCACCGCGCTCGCATCGGTGATCGGCTTCGTCGAACTCACCAAGGCGGGCAGCATGATCTCGAACGCGACCTTCCGGCCGTTCGTGGTGTTCAGCTGCGTCGCCCTGCTCTATTTCGTGCTGTGCTTCCCCGTGAGCCTGTACGCCAAGAATCTGGAGAGGAAATTCCATGGCGCTCGTCGCTGA
- a CDS encoding transporter substrate-binding domain-containing protein: MQFSKRRFAAILAAAALLATGAAHAQNALDHILKAKVIKIAVPTDYPPYGSVDKTMTPQGLDIEMAQLIASKLGTKVELVPVTSANRIPYLQTRKADLVISTLGKNAEREKVIDFSAAYAPFFQAVYASKNLGIKSFADLGGKSIAVTRGAMEDQELAKVAPANVDYKRFEDNNATIAAFVAGQTQTLATSAAVAGDMMQKNPQLGAEYKLLLKDSPCFIGIAKGEDALKAKVNEIIANAKKDGTLDAMAKKWLGRPAGDLPV; the protein is encoded by the coding sequence ATGCAATTTTCCAAGCGCCGGTTCGCGGCGATCCTCGCCGCCGCCGCACTGCTCGCCACCGGCGCCGCGCACGCGCAGAACGCGCTCGACCACATCCTCAAGGCCAAGGTCATCAAGATCGCCGTGCCGACCGACTACCCGCCCTACGGCTCGGTCGACAAGACCATGACGCCGCAGGGCCTGGACATCGAGATGGCGCAGCTCATCGCGAGCAAGCTCGGCACCAAGGTCGAGCTGGTGCCGGTCACCAGCGCCAACCGCATTCCCTATCTGCAGACGCGCAAGGCGGACCTCGTGATCTCCACGCTCGGCAAGAACGCGGAGCGCGAGAAGGTGATCGATTTCTCCGCCGCCTACGCGCCCTTCTTCCAGGCGGTTTATGCCTCGAAGAACCTCGGTATCAAGAGCTTCGCCGACCTGGGCGGCAAGAGCATCGCGGTGACGCGCGGCGCGATGGAAGACCAGGAGCTCGCCAAGGTCGCGCCTGCGAACGTCGACTACAAGCGCTTCGAGGACAACAACGCCACCATCGCCGCCTTCGTGGCCGGCCAGACGCAGACGCTCGCCACCAGCGCCGCGGTCGCGGGCGACATGATGCAGAAGAACCCGCAGCTCGGCGCCGAATACAAGCTGCTGCTCAAGGACAGCCCCTGCTTCATCGGCATCGCCAAGGGCGAGGACGCGCTGAAGGCCAAGGTCAACGAGATCATCGCCAACGCGAAGAAGGACGGCACGCTCGACGCCATGGCGAAGAAGTGGCTCGGCCGCCCGGCGGGCGACCTGCCGGTCTGA
- a CDS encoding glycerophosphodiester phosphodiesterase: MKLTALIAATALIGGCAAPAPTPRPAIDLQAHRGGRALMPENTLAAFSNAIGMGVTTLELDIGLTADDVVVISHDTVLNPDHTRNAQGDFLPAKGPAIRTLTIAQLQTYDVGRIDPRSDYGKPFPKQRVRDGERIPTLASLFERVRAAGADQVRFNIETKVDPTRPDETASPEQMVRALLAEIDKAGMAQRVTIQSFDWRTLALVRDAAPQIQRAYLTTARTLSDSRWTAGLRFEDFGSAPRLVKAAAGSGPGQVIWSPAFKDLTPDLLKEAHALGLQVLPWTVNERADLIRLIDWGVDGIITDDPAILRDVMSEKNMPLPPRGR; encoded by the coding sequence ATGAAGCTCACCGCGCTCATCGCGGCGACGGCGCTCATTGGCGGGTGCGCGGCGCCGGCACCCACACCCCGGCCCGCCATCGACCTGCAGGCGCATCGCGGCGGTCGCGCGCTGATGCCGGAGAACACGCTCGCCGCGTTCTCGAATGCCATCGGCATGGGCGTGACCACGCTCGAGCTCGACATCGGCCTCACGGCCGACGACGTGGTGGTGATCTCGCACGACACGGTGCTGAACCCGGACCACACACGCAACGCGCAAGGCGATTTCCTGCCTGCGAAGGGACCGGCGATCCGCACGCTGACGATCGCGCAGCTTCAGACCTATGACGTGGGCCGCATCGACCCGCGCAGCGACTACGGCAAGCCGTTCCCGAAGCAGCGGGTCCGCGACGGCGAACGCATTCCGACGCTGGCCTCGCTGTTCGAGCGCGTGCGCGCGGCGGGCGCGGACCAGGTGCGCTTCAACATCGAGACCAAGGTCGATCCCACGCGGCCCGACGAAACCGCGTCGCCCGAGCAGATGGTGCGGGCGCTGCTCGCCGAGATCGACAAGGCCGGCATGGCGCAGCGCGTGACCATCCAGAGCTTCGACTGGCGCACGCTCGCGCTGGTGCGCGATGCGGCGCCGCAGATCCAGCGCGCCTATCTCACGACCGCCCGCACGCTGAGCGACAGCCGCTGGACCGCGGGCCTGCGCTTCGAGGATTTCGGTTCCGCGCCGCGCCTCGTGAAAGCCGCGGCCGGGAGCGGTCCGGGCCAAGTCATCTGGTCGCCAGCGTTCAAGGACCTCACGCCCGATCTGCTCAAGGAAGCGCACGCGCTCGGCCTGCAGGTGTTGCCGTGGACCGTGAACGAGCGCGCGGACCTGATCCGGCTGATCGACTGGGGCGTGGACGGCATCATCACCGACGACCCGGCGATCCTTCGCGACGTGATGAGCGAGAAGAACATGCCGCTGCCGCCGCGCGGCCGCTGA
- a CDS encoding amino acid ABC transporter permease, whose translation MGIEFDFGAVLGQWPLLARGVLWTLGLTAIATVIGMVVGIACAWARASGPAWLRWIVGSYVELIRNTPFIVQLFFIFFGLPAAGFKLSPEVASVIAMVMNLGAYATEIIRAGIEATPRGQIEAAVSLALNRVQVFTRVVLPPALKKVWPAMVSQIIIVMLGSAVCSQISTEELSYAANLIQSRNFRAFEAFIIATAIYLALSVAARRLLNWAGPRWFFGR comes from the coding sequence ATGGGCATCGAATTCGACTTCGGCGCGGTTCTCGGCCAGTGGCCCCTGCTCGCCAGGGGCGTGCTGTGGACGCTCGGCCTGACCGCGATCGCAACGGTCATCGGCATGGTGGTCGGCATCGCCTGCGCCTGGGCGCGCGCCAGCGGACCGGCATGGCTGCGCTGGATCGTGGGCAGCTACGTGGAACTGATCCGCAACACGCCGTTCATCGTGCAACTCTTCTTCATCTTTTTCGGGCTGCCGGCGGCGGGCTTCAAGCTCTCGCCCGAAGTCGCCTCGGTGATCGCGATGGTGATGAACCTCGGCGCCTACGCGACCGAGATCATCCGCGCCGGCATCGAGGCCACGCCGCGCGGGCAGATCGAGGCGGCCGTGAGCCTCGCGCTCAACCGGGTGCAGGTGTTCACGCGCGTGGTGCTGCCACCGGCGCTGAAGAAGGTGTGGCCCGCGATGGTGAGCCAGATCATCATCGTGATGCTCGGCTCGGCGGTGTGCAGCCAGATCTCGACCGAGGAGCTGAGCTACGCGGCGAACCTGATCCAGAGCCGCAACTTCCGCGCCTTCGAGGCCTTCATCATCGCGACGGCGATCTACCTCGCGCTGTCGGTGGCAGCCCGGCGGCTGCTCAACTGGGCCGGCCCGCGCTGGTTCTTCGGACGGTGA